In a single window of the Nodularia spumigena CCY9414 genome:
- a CDS encoding PilN domain-containing protein — MYSLDVNFLKDRAGYETTAKKRLEFKMPEGDLTPLFVGLVIGIGIPAFCGAGWWFLQGKNTELQQEIAQLEQENKKLEVEIGNINKIREETKLVKAETQGLVTVFDQIRPWSAMLQDLRDRIPAAVQIETIQQIEPTSPGRGQQPTKLVAGLEITGIASSFNDVNDFVLTLQQSKFLESSDSKITTATLVDAPLPPGTNENDVEIKLPPVVRYTIKSTMSDVPASELMRELEQKGAVGLVSRIRSIQEIGVISK, encoded by the coding sequence ATGTACAGTTTAGATGTTAATTTTCTGAAAGACCGCGCTGGTTACGAAACCACGGCGAAAAAAAGACTGGAATTTAAAATGCCGGAGGGAGATTTAACACCACTGTTTGTGGGTCTGGTTATTGGTATTGGTATTCCGGCTTTTTGCGGGGCTGGTTGGTGGTTTTTGCAAGGGAAAAATACTGAATTACAGCAGGAGATAGCACAATTAGAGCAAGAAAACAAGAAGTTAGAAGTTGAGATTGGTAATATTAACAAAATTCGGGAGGAGACAAAACTAGTTAAAGCGGAAACACAGGGTTTAGTGACAGTGTTTGATCAAATTCGCCCTTGGTCTGCTATGTTACAAGATTTACGCGATCGCATTCCAGCAGCAGTGCAAATTGAAACCATCCAGCAAATTGAACCCACTTCCCCAGGACGAGGACAGCAACCCACCAAACTGGTTGCAGGATTGGAAATTACCGGAATTGCTAGTTCTTTCAACGATGTCAATGATTTTGTCTTGACTTTGCAACAGTCTAAATTCTTAGAGTCGTCCGACAGCAAAATTACCACAGCCACCTTAGTAGATGCACCACTACCACCAGGTACTAATGAAAATGATGTGGAAATCAAACTACCACCAGTAGTGCGGTACACAATAAAATCAACTATGAGTGATGTTCCGGCTTCTGAGTTAATGCGGGAATTAGAGCAAAAAGGCGCAGTGGGTTTAGTCAGTAGAATTCGCAGTATCCAAGAAATAGGAGTCATTTCAAAATGA
- a CDS encoding type IV pilus secretin family protein: MKQFHGNGVILGAAAFAFIAAQPAAAQIAQITGVKLNPVNGGVSVVLQTSSGSRPQVFTTKRGNALVSDIINTQLRLPQGNNFRQDNPAAGIASVEVMQLDANSIRVMVTGSNNVPTSQPLVRKSNEITLSFTPSATTASTGTPSASTPAPSTPDVLVPNPKISIDGRPAPPASPSQPVSQAPPFLPRAVAPPVGDISVSNTDASPTTIDLGTNERVPRLVLRDAPVREVLSLLARAAGMNLAYAGGEDDDKPNQQASGGSSDEAKPIVYQTISLDIENEPVQDVFNYVLRLSGLEANRSGRTIFVGPKLPNSTRDVVVRNLRLNQAAVPDILRVLVNLGAESAVNAELKTTRVTTAVIGEEDSEEKETEDTELTAQRIKFVDSTPILRGLQVSGDVRTNTITLIGQPKLVEIAMSQIVPLDLRRRQVAVNVRIIDVNLLNTQDQNASFSFGIGNNFFVSDGGAAALNFGGVNPPSQSQALNSLTTPTVIPNPYSGFSGFVDPNNPIAVPGTGVGQVVIDRGRITENRPGGAAIFPSPLSGVSSDPFQTGIRNITQGTPTVTTITDVPAVPPTFDAEGNLTSPGSPATTTTQTTLGTPGSIITSLPSLYQYPKRLLASLQAQIQNGNAKILTDPTLIVQEGQTADVRLTQEVVGNIIREITRGDGTSSESVTADKVNVGLTLAVKVDRIDDNGFVSLSVSPSVSSPQAPAEINLGGSGSQRIFLVSTRSLTSGTIRLRDGQTLILSGIIQESDRTSVSKLPILGDLPLIGSLFRRTNRQNQRQEVIVLLTPQIMDDSENSAYGYNYTPSPEVRQMLERRGLNAPRR, translated from the coding sequence GTGAAACAATTTCACGGTAATGGTGTGATCTTAGGCGCTGCTGCTTTTGCATTTATTGCAGCGCAACCAGCAGCAGCCCAAATTGCTCAAATAACTGGGGTGAAGCTCAATCCAGTTAATGGGGGAGTGAGCGTAGTTTTGCAAACTTCTTCCGGGTCGCGTCCCCAAGTTTTCACCACAAAAAGAGGTAATGCTTTAGTCTCAGATATTATTAACACTCAATTGCGTTTACCACAAGGCAATAATTTTCGCCAAGATAACCCGGCGGCGGGAATTGCTTCGGTGGAAGTTATGCAACTGGATGCCAATAGTATCCGGGTAATGGTGACTGGTAGTAATAACGTCCCCACCAGTCAACCTTTGGTGCGAAAGTCCAATGAAATTACTCTCAGTTTTACGCCATCTGCAACTACAGCCTCAACAGGAACACCCTCGGCTTCAACTCCAGCCCCATCTACTCCAGATGTTCTGGTTCCTAACCCAAAAATCTCCATTGACGGCAGACCTGCGCCACCAGCTAGCCCTAGTCAACCTGTGAGTCAAGCGCCGCCTTTTTTACCCAGAGCCGTCGCCCCACCGGTGGGAGATATCTCTGTTTCTAATACAGATGCGTCTCCTACCACCATTGACTTAGGCACAAACGAACGTGTACCCCGTTTAGTATTGAGAGATGCACCAGTCCGCGAGGTTTTGTCATTGCTGGCTCGTGCGGCTGGGATGAATTTGGCTTATGCAGGAGGAGAAGATGATGATAAGCCAAATCAGCAAGCTTCTGGGGGTAGTTCTGATGAAGCTAAACCAATAGTTTATCAAACAATCTCTTTGGATATAGAAAACGAGCCAGTGCAAGATGTGTTTAACTACGTTTTGCGCCTGAGTGGTTTAGAAGCTAATCGCAGTGGACGCACGATTTTTGTGGGGCCTAAACTGCCTAATTCTACTCGTGATGTTGTAGTACGTAACCTGAGACTGAATCAAGCAGCAGTACCAGACATTTTAAGGGTTTTAGTTAACTTGGGAGCAGAAAGTGCTGTCAATGCTGAACTAAAGACAACTAGGGTTACTACAGCGGTAATCGGCGAAGAAGATTCAGAAGAAAAAGAAACTGAAGATACAGAACTTACGGCTCAACGAATTAAATTTGTTGACTCAACTCCCATATTGCGAGGTTTACAAGTATCAGGAGACGTGCGAACCAATACTATTACATTGATTGGTCAGCCTAAGTTAGTTGAAATTGCGATGTCTCAAATTGTGCCGCTTGATCTTCGCCGTCGTCAAGTGGCAGTTAACGTCAGAATTATTGATGTTAACCTCTTAAATACTCAAGACCAGAATGCCAGTTTTTCCTTTGGTATTGGTAATAACTTCTTTGTTAGTGACGGTGGTGCAGCAGCGCTGAACTTTGGTGGTGTTAATCCTCCTAGTCAGTCTCAAGCACTTAACAGTTTAACTACCCCAACAGTTATCCCAAATCCTTATTCAGGATTTTCGGGTTTTGTTGACCCAAATAACCCCATCGCTGTCCCTGGAACTGGCGTGGGTCAAGTAGTTATTGATAGAGGGCGAATAACTGAAAATAGACCTGGAGGTGCTGCGATCTTTCCCAGTCCTCTTAGTGGAGTTTCATCCGATCCATTTCAGACAGGGATTAGGAATATCACACAAGGAACACCGACTGTCACCACTATCACTGATGTTCCTGCTGTTCCTCCGACTTTTGATGCTGAAGGTAATCTCACCAGCCCTGGTAGTCCTGCTACTACAACGACTCAAACTACTCTCGGAACCCCAGGGTCAATTATCACTAGTCTTCCATCACTTTATCAGTACCCTAAACGTCTTCTTGCGAGTTTGCAAGCTCAAATCCAAAATGGCAATGCCAAAATTTTGACTGACCCCACTTTAATTGTGCAAGAAGGTCAAACGGCTGACGTTAGATTAACTCAAGAAGTTGTGGGTAATATTATTAGGGAAATAACTCGTGGTGATGGCACTTCTTCAGAATCCGTTACAGCTGATAAAGTAAACGTAGGTTTAACTCTAGCTGTGAAAGTTGACCGAATAGATGATAATGGTTTTGTCTCCCTTTCTGTGTCCCCAAGTGTTTCATCTCCTCAAGCTCCAGCCGAAATAAATTTGGGTGGTAGTGGTAGCCAAAGAATATTTTTGGTTTCTACACGTTCGCTGACTTCTGGTACTATTCGCCTGCGAGATGGTCAGACCCTAATTCTCTCAGGTATCATTCAAGAGTCAGACCGAACAAGT
- the pilM gene encoding type IV pilus assembly protein PilM, whose protein sequence is MVKSFNNLLSKFNKGVGIELTPERVNLVQLRKQRQGLKLAALTSVPVPAGVIVDGQIIDISTMAELIQQALAQSKIKTSRVATGVPGRDSIVRVIHVPAELDDKELRDMVLNHEAGLYLPYAREEADVDYQKLGYFVDDDGIEKVQVLLAATRKEITDTYLSTFEQAGLQVDILEINSFALIRTIRDQLRQFGLEEAAVVVDIEFDSTEIVILINGVPQFSRSVPIGTYQMQMAISRAMSLPTSRDMGLLQGMVIPANPLDGGQTGVTDINPSLAALLRVLGELTDELRRSIHFYISQSENLEVVEIFLAGPGGGLQQLDEFFSQRLGLPTTQIDPIGFLSLQVDEEKYPKGERCGLGIILGLGMREV, encoded by the coding sequence GTGGTTAAAAGCTTCAATAATCTGTTGAGCAAATTTAATAAAGGGGTAGGTATTGAACTTACACCAGAACGAGTGAATTTAGTTCAGCTACGCAAGCAGCGCCAAGGCTTGAAATTAGCAGCGCTGACATCAGTACCGGTCCCCGCAGGTGTAATTGTCGATGGTCAAATTATTGACATTTCCACAATGGCGGAATTAATTCAGCAAGCACTGGCTCAGAGTAAAATCAAAACCTCTCGTGTGGCTACTGGTGTACCAGGACGAGATTCTATAGTCCGTGTAATACATGTGCCGGCTGAGTTAGACGACAAAGAATTAAGGGATATGGTATTAAACCACGAAGCCGGGTTGTATTTACCCTATGCTCGTGAAGAAGCTGATGTAGATTATCAAAAACTTGGCTACTTTGTAGATGATGATGGCATTGAAAAAGTCCAGGTTTTGTTAGCAGCTACCCGCAAGGAAATAACTGATACCTATCTTAGTACTTTTGAACAGGCAGGATTGCAAGTCGATATTTTAGAGATTAACAGTTTTGCCCTGATTCGGACAATTCGTGATCAACTGCGGCAATTCGGGCTGGAAGAAGCGGCTGTAGTCGTTGATATCGAGTTCGATAGTACAGAAATAGTGATTTTGATTAATGGCGTACCGCAATTTTCGCGCAGTGTGCCTATTGGTACTTATCAAATGCAAATGGCTATCTCTAGGGCGATGAGTTTACCTACATCACGGGATATGGGATTGTTACAAGGAATGGTTATTCCCGCAAATCCTCTAGATGGTGGGCAGACTGGAGTTACTGACATCAATCCTAGTCTGGCAGCTTTATTGAGAGTTTTGGGTGAACTCACAGATGAACTGCGCCGTTCTATCCATTTTTACATCAGTCAAAGTGAAAACTTGGAGGTGGTGGAGATTTTCTTAGCAGGGCCAGGGGGCGGACTACAACAGCTAGATGAGTTTTTCAGTCAAAGACTGGGCTTACCAACTACTCAAATTGATCCCATTGGGTTTTTGTCTTTGCAAGTTGATGAGGAAAAGTACCCCAAAGGAGAACGTTGTGGGTTAGGGATAATACTTGGTCTGGGAATGCGGGAGGTGTGA
- a CDS encoding ABC transporter substrate-binding protein, whose amino-acid sequence MMQLRKFKQLAAWALIGLLTSWMVSCSAANVGKNTQQPASAEATVEFWTMQLQPQFNDYFQSLIGNFETQNSGIKVNWVDIPWSAMENKILTAVSANTPPDVVNLNPVFASQLAGRNAWLDLDTKISDAERSSYLPNIWQASTLNGKSFGIPWYLTTRLTIYNIDLLKQAGITQPPATYAELADFAQKIQDKTGKYAFFVTFAPQDSGEVLESFVQMGVTLVNTEGKAAFNSPEGKAAFQYWVDLYKKGLLPRESLTQGHRHAIDLYQSGQTAFLASGPEFLKTIANNAPQIAAASAIAPQLTGDTGKKNVAVMNVVVPRASKHPDAAVKFALFLTNDENQLAFAKAANVLPSTKKALADSYFQNVPDTASTVERARVISAKQLQQAEILTPTLKDSKRLQKAIYENLQAAMLEQKTVEQALEDAAQEWDSR is encoded by the coding sequence ATGATGCAATTGCGAAAATTCAAACAACTGGCTGCTTGGGCGTTAATTGGCTTATTAACCAGTTGGATGGTAAGTTGTAGCGCTGCCAATGTTGGTAAAAATACACAACAGCCTGCTTCAGCAGAGGCGACTGTTGAGTTTTGGACAATGCAACTCCAACCTCAATTCAACGACTATTTCCAAAGCCTAATTGGGAATTTTGAAACTCAAAATTCCGGTATAAAGGTAAACTGGGTGGATATACCTTGGTCGGCAATGGAGAACAAGATTTTAACAGCTGTTTCAGCAAATACGCCACCTGATGTTGTGAATCTCAACCCAGTTTTTGCTTCCCAACTGGCGGGAAGAAATGCGTGGTTAGACTTGGATACAAAAATCTCAGATGCAGAACGTTCCTCCTATCTACCGAATATCTGGCAAGCTAGCACCCTCAATGGTAAGAGTTTTGGTATTCCCTGGTACCTCACTACACGGTTAACTATTTATAACATTGATTTATTAAAACAGGCAGGTATCACTCAACCACCAGCAACCTACGCAGAATTAGCAGATTTTGCCCAGAAAATTCAAGATAAGACCGGGAAATATGCTTTTTTTGTGACTTTTGCACCGCAAGATTCCGGAGAAGTTTTAGAATCATTTGTGCAAATGGGAGTCACTCTAGTAAATACCGAGGGTAAGGCGGCTTTTAATTCTCCAGAAGGTAAAGCAGCGTTTCAATACTGGGTAGATTTGTATAAAAAAGGGCTACTTCCCAGAGAATCTTTAACCCAAGGACATCGCCATGCAATTGATTTATACCAGTCTGGACAAACGGCTTTTTTGGCTTCTGGGCCTGAGTTTCTCAAGACTATAGCCAATAATGCGCCACAAATTGCCGCAGCTTCAGCCATAGCACCCCAATTGACTGGTGATACTGGTAAAAAAAATGTGGCTGTGATGAATGTCGTTGTCCCCCGCGCCAGCAAACACCCGGACGCTGCGGTCAAGTTTGCTTTATTTCTCACCAATGACGAAAATCAGCTAGCTTTTGCCAAAGCTGCTAATGTGTTACCATCTACAAAGAAGGCACTGGCAGATAGTTACTTTCAAAATGTTCCTGATACGGCTTCCACAGTGGAAAGGGCGAGGGTAATTAGTGCTAAACAATTGCAACAAGCAGAGATTTTAACTCCAACTTTGAAAGATTCTAAACGTCTGCAAAAGGCAATTTATGAAAATTTGCAAGCAGCAATGTTAGAACAAAAGACTGTAGAGCAAGCCTTAGAAGATGCAGCCCAAGAATGGGATAGTCGGTGA